In Anaerobacillus sp. CMMVII, a single window of DNA contains:
- a CDS encoding NapC/NirT family cytochrome c, translated as MRNLFQKINNKLLLFTLVGVFVGIVFFAGTEGAINATDTPEFCASCHVYEHTITNFENSNHSALKCNDCHAPTDSKIAKYTFKGINAISHGYATTVGASKLPDVIHATDKSKEIIEKNCVSCHEPGLQNVSHDMKDSCIGCHRQVPHNKGDYRPAEWFEPGNFKFNR; from the coding sequence ATGAGAAATTTATTTCAGAAGATCAATAACAAACTACTTTTATTTACACTAGTTGGGGTGTTTGTAGGAATTGTTTTTTTTGCGGGGACAGAAGGGGCAATTAATGCAACAGATACACCAGAGTTTTGTGCTTCATGTCACGTCTATGAACATACAATTACAAACTTTGAAAATTCAAATCACTCAGCACTAAAGTGTAATGACTGTCATGCACCAACAGACAGTAAAATTGCCAAATATACTTTTAAAGGTATAAATGCAATAAGCCACGGTTACGCAACAACAGTTGGTGCAAGCAAGCTTCCTGATGTTATTCATGCAACAGATAAGTCAAAAGAAATTATCGAAAAAAATTGCGTAAGTTGTCATGAACCAGGATTACAAAATGTTTCACATGATATGAAAGATAGTTGTATTGGCTGTCACCGTCAGGTACCGCACAATAAGGGTGATTACCGACCAGCCGAGTGGTTTGAGCCAGGAAACTTCAAATTTAATCGATAA
- a CDS encoding ammonia-forming cytochrome c nitrite reductase subunit c552 — MRVLNKKSLLLALVSMLVMFALVACNSSKAEESMPMDTGLDPNEYLNTAFKDKFPLQWESYMKNMVNEKEVISKSDPSLEPYQPALWSGYGFSLEYNLTRGHTYALEDQINIKRVNDKTTGSCLTCKATVVPLLLSEAEFGEGYWGANFNEEILPRVKELGLGGEMADLGEWGHLSIGCSDCHDPVTMDLRVTRPSFTRAMERRGVDLTKATHNEMRSYVCGQCHVEYYFKTENKEVTFPWDKGLRVENIYEYFETIAKDEDFNYDWIHNISGTPSLKAQHPEFELSSYGPHGNAGVTCSDCHMPYQRVDGKKKISSHRWGSPLKTVEESCRSCHADKSVTYLKDRVEDIQDRHKEALLDAQELNTISHYYVNRMITAGVSEAKIKEAQDHVRKAQWYWDFIAAENSYGFHNPDGSIDAFRVSSIESQAAILIATEELVKLGHNIEELKQQIETTMQNIVNEDDPFKKHTHATNEWFPPQN; from the coding sequence ATGCGAGTCTTAAATAAAAAGTCACTCTTGTTGGCCTTGGTTTCTATGTTAGTTATGTTTGCTCTAGTGGCATGTAATAGCTCTAAAGCAGAAGAAAGCATGCCTATGGATACTGGCTTAGATCCAAATGAATACTTAAACACAGCGTTTAAAGATAAATTCCCATTACAGTGGGAAAGTTATATGAAAAATATGGTGAATGAAAAGGAAGTCATCTCAAAGAGTGACCCTTCGCTAGAACCATATCAACCTGCCTTATGGAGTGGTTACGGTTTTTCTCTTGAGTATAATTTAACAAGAGGCCATACGTATGCCTTAGAAGATCAAATCAATATTAAACGTGTAAATGATAAAACTACGGGTTCATGTTTAACGTGTAAAGCTACAGTCGTCCCATTATTGTTAAGCGAAGCTGAATTTGGTGAAGGATATTGGGGTGCAAACTTTAATGAAGAAATTTTACCTCGTGTTAAAGAATTAGGTTTAGGTGGAGAAATGGCTGATTTAGGAGAATGGGGTCACCTTTCCATTGGTTGTTCTGATTGCCATGATCCGGTAACTATGGATTTACGTGTGACACGCCCATCGTTCACTAGAGCAATGGAACGTAGAGGTGTAGATTTAACGAAAGCAACACATAATGAAATGAGATCGTATGTATGTGGACAATGTCACGTTGAGTACTACTTTAAGACAGAAAACAAGGAAGTTACCTTCCCTTGGGATAAAGGTTTAAGAGTTGAGAATATTTATGAATACTTTGAAACGATAGCAAAGGATGAGGACTTTAATTATGACTGGATCCATAATATTTCAGGAACTCCATCTTTAAAAGCCCAACATCCTGAGTTTGAATTATCAAGTTACGGACCTCACGGAAATGCAGGGGTAACGTGTTCAGATTGTCATATGCCTTACCAGAGAGTTGATGGTAAAAAGAAAATTTCTTCACACCGTTGGGGTTCACCATTAAAAACAGTTGAAGAATCATGTCGAAGCTGTCATGCTGACAAATCAGTTACGTACTTAAAAGACCGTGTTGAAGATATCCAAGACCGACACAAAGAAGCTCTATTAGATGCTCAAGAGTTAAATACGATTTCACACTATTATGTAAACCGAATGATTACAGCTGGTGTTTCTGAAGCGAAGATTAAAGAAGCGCAAGATCATGTTCGAAAAGCGCAATGGTACTGGGACTTCATCGCAGCAGAGAACTCGTATGGGTTCCATAATCCAGACGGATCAATTGATGCTTTTAGGGTTTCTTCAATTGAATCACAGGCAGCGATTTTAATAGCTACTGAAGAGCTTGTTAAATTAGGCCATAATATTGAAGAACTAAAACAACAAATCGAAACAACAATGCAGAACATTGTTAATGAAGACGATCCATTCAAAAAGCATACACATGCGACTAATGAATGGTTCCCACCACAAAACTAA
- a CDS encoding NapC/NirT family cytochrome c, giving the protein MGKLLKRLDKKILLFTLAGVFAGIVLFAGTAGTLKATDSGEFCSSCHIMGTVYETFANSNHASLSCNDCHAPRDSVTSKLMFKAKAGMGHMYMNTIGASKIPDVLHATADSQEVINQNCISCHEPSLQNVSHDVKDSCVDCHRQVPHMKGDFRPADWFEPKEFYFVEPGRK; this is encoded by the coding sequence ATGGGGAAATTGCTTAAAAGACTAGATAAGAAGATTTTGTTGTTTACGTTAGCTGGTGTGTTTGCTGGAATTGTTTTATTTGCAGGAACTGCCGGGACTTTAAAGGCAACAGATAGCGGAGAGTTTTGTTCTAGCTGTCATATTATGGGTACAGTTTATGAAACATTCGCAAACTCCAACCACGCATCATTAAGTTGTAATGACTGCCATGCACCGCGAGATAGTGTAACATCAAAGCTTATGTTCAAAGCGAAGGCTGGTATGGGTCATATGTATATGAATACAATTGGAGCTAGTAAAATCCCAGATGTACTTCATGCCACAGCTGACTCACAAGAGGTTATTAATCAAAATTGTATTAGTTGTCACGAACCGAGCTTACAAAATGTGTCTCATGATGTGAAAGATAGTTGTGTGGATTGTCACCGTCAAGTTCCACATATGAAAGGTGACTTTAGACCAGCGGATTGGTTTGAACCAAAAGAATTTTACTTTGTAGAACCAGGTAGAAAATAA
- a CDS encoding cytochrome c-type biogenesis protein, with the protein MEWQIWTYHATLHWTTKEGVLSEKSYCYFDTTLLISVIPAYAGDQYDYKSAEFKEVASQFMCMCGCGQDHFECNMQGCGLNDSFKVEIKEMMDDGLTKDEIKDYYIGMYGEEILTAPEKKGFSLTAWILPFAVLGIAGVGIIFVIRKWVASNKEEVSLFDERTEEEQLEDEIVKSMIDEERKKYF; encoded by the coding sequence TTGGAATGGCAAATTTGGACATATCACGCCACGTTACACTGGACCACAAAGGAAGGTGTCTTAAGTGAAAAAAGTTATTGCTACTTTGACACTACTTTACTCATATCAGTGATCCCCGCATATGCCGGGGATCAATATGACTACAAGTCAGCGGAATTTAAAGAAGTTGCCTCGCAGTTTATGTGCATGTGTGGATGTGGTCAAGACCACTTCGAATGTAATATGCAAGGCTGTGGATTAAATGACTCATTTAAAGTTGAAATTAAAGAAATGATGGATGATGGTTTAACAAAAGATGAAATTAAGGATTATTATATCGGGATGTATGGTGAAGAAATCTTAACCGCACCAGAAAAAAAAGGTTTTAGTCTTACAGCTTGGATTTTGCCGTTTGCAGTACTTGGAATTGCGGGTGTTGGAATTATCTTCGTCATTCGGAAATGGGTAGCAAGTAATAAAGAAGAGGTTTCACTTTTTGACGAACGTACAGAGGAAGAGCAACTAGAAGATGAAATAGTAAAGTCAATGATTGATGAAGAACGAAAAAAGTATTTCTAG
- a CDS encoding ammonia-forming cytochrome c nitrite reductase subunit c552, with protein sequence MRSNTKKPFLLMIISFFLMLALVGCASSQAQEKEPLNTGLDPKEWNSYAFKDKFPLHWESFMKNMVDEKEVKPKNDPSIEPYLPILWNGFGFAVEYNLTRGHTYAFEDQMEVRRITDNPNAISACMSCKTTLFPAMIEEFGYEKAFAMNYHDEAMPWIDKMTEPTKTDELGNYGHASVGCSTCHDPVTMDLRVSLPQLTISLENMGYDISKATQHDMRSLVCAQCHVEYYFDPANDRHTTFPWANGLRMENMWDYYEEKFEVEGQFQGEYVSRLTNQPILKAQHPEYELWSYGPHQSVSCSDCHMPYQRVDGKKKITSHRWGSPLKTVEESCRTCHADKSPTEIKDRVKDIQTVHKAALLEAQEVSVQATYYVNRMMTREVDAAKIKEAQHLLREGQWFWDIIAAENSKGFHNPQGAMESFRRSILASSKAIEIATIELMKNGEDIDELKRQIEITKQNVVNETVSHQKHLQAINEWFPNHRDK encoded by the coding sequence ATGAGAAGTAATACTAAAAAGCCGTTTCTTTTAATGATCATATCATTTTTCTTAATGCTTGCATTAGTAGGTTGTGCTAGTTCACAGGCACAAGAGAAAGAACCATTGAATACCGGGTTAGATCCAAAAGAGTGGAATAGTTATGCATTTAAAGATAAATTCCCGTTACATTGGGAAAGTTTTATGAAGAACATGGTAGATGAAAAAGAGGTAAAACCTAAGAATGATCCTTCAATTGAACCTTACTTACCAATCTTATGGAACGGTTTCGGTTTTGCTGTTGAGTATAATTTAACTCGTGGTCATACGTATGCCTTTGAAGATCAAATGGAAGTTAGACGTATCACGGATAACCCAAATGCAATCTCGGCTTGTATGTCTTGTAAAACAACTTTATTTCCAGCTATGATTGAGGAATTTGGATATGAGAAGGCTTTTGCTATGAACTATCATGATGAAGCAATGCCTTGGATTGATAAGATGACAGAACCAACTAAAACAGATGAACTTGGAAATTATGGGCACGCGTCAGTTGGATGTTCTACTTGCCATGACCCTGTAACAATGGATTTACGTGTTTCATTGCCACAGTTAACAATTTCTTTAGAAAATATGGGCTATGATATCTCAAAAGCAACACAACATGATATGCGTTCTCTTGTGTGTGCACAATGTCACGTAGAATATTACTTTGACCCAGCTAATGACCGTCACACAACTTTCCCTTGGGCTAATGGCTTAAGAATGGAAAATATGTGGGATTACTACGAAGAGAAGTTTGAAGTCGAAGGGCAATTCCAAGGAGAATATGTGTCTCGTCTAACGAATCAACCAATTTTAAAAGCGCAACATCCTGAGTATGAATTATGGAGCTATGGGCCTCACCAATCTGTATCATGTTCAGACTGCCATATGCCTTACCAAAGAGTTGATGGTAAAAAGAAAATTACTTCACACCGTTGGGGTTCACCATTAAAGACTGTTGAAGAATCTTGCCGTACATGTCATGCTGATAAATCTCCAACAGAAATTAAAGATCGTGTAAAAGATATTCAAACAGTTCATAAAGCAGCACTACTTGAGGCTCAAGAAGTTAGCGTACAGGCAACTTATTATGTTAACAGAATGATGACTCGTGAAGTAGACGCAGCTAAGATTAAAGAAGCTCAACATTTGCTTCGTGAAGGACAATGGTTCTGGGATATTATTGCAGCTGAAAACTCTAAAGGTTTCCACAATCCACAAGGAGCTATGGAGTCATTTAGAAGATCAATTTTAGCTTCTTCAAAGGCTATTGAAATTGCGACAATCGAGTTAATGAAGAATGGTGAAGACATTGACGAGTTAAAACGTCAAATAGAAATTACAAAGCAAAACGTAGTCAACGAAACAGTCTCTCATCAAAAACACTTACAGGCAATTAATGAGTGGTTCCCGAACCACCGTGATAAGTAA
- a CDS encoding peptide-binding protein codes for MKKKLLILLSMIFMLSIFLVACGGDKTSTEDPKEPTTPAEEPKDEEKEEPKEEGPVQGGSIVLGTSGEPVTFNGNYSQDSASSDVIDLLFVGLVRSNENLEIVPSVAVDHPEVSEDGLEWVYTLREGVLFHDGTELTAEDVEFTYNIFKHEDYAGPRAGSFSNVEKIEAIEKYKVKFTLSEADARFPTLAGYGILPKHILGDVPVADLGEYQEFNQKNPIGAGPFKFVSWTPGQNLVVEAFDEYFEGRPYLDKVTFRFASDSNALVLLMQTGDIDWMIAPPAELATIETFDHARVSNTLALRYDYIGWNLQNPLFQDVKVRQALTHAIDRQEIVDTIMEGNATVAHAPVSPLSWAYNDNVPKFDFDPEKAKSLLAEAGWEPGADGILQKDGQKFSFTILSNDGNVVRRDIGIIVQQYLGNIGIEVKAEQMEWGAFLDKINPPNYDFDAVVLAWGLALDPDPSAIWHSKEIENGLNNISYRNDKVDEISDSNTKILDQTERAAALAEVWQILAEEQPYTYMYYPQQFIALNKKIQGFTHHPRSNSYQLNEWWIDNN; via the coding sequence TTGAAAAAGAAACTGTTAATTTTGTTAAGTATGATTTTCATGCTATCTATCTTTTTAGTAGCATGTGGTGGAGACAAGACATCCACTGAAGACCCGAAAGAACCAACGACTCCAGCAGAGGAGCCAAAAGATGAAGAAAAAGAGGAACCAAAAGAAGAAGGCCCAGTACAAGGTGGAAGCATTGTATTAGGTACTTCTGGTGAGCCTGTTACTTTTAACGGTAACTACTCTCAAGATTCAGCATCAAGTGATGTAATTGATCTATTATTTGTAGGTTTAGTACGCTCTAACGAAAATTTAGAGATCGTTCCAAGTGTAGCAGTTGATCACCCAGAAGTTTCTGAAGATGGATTAGAGTGGGTTTATACACTTCGTGAAGGTGTTCTTTTCCACGATGGAACTGAATTAACTGCAGAAGACGTAGAATTTACTTATAATATCTTCAAGCATGAAGACTATGCTGGTCCACGTGCAGGAAGCTTTTCTAACGTAGAAAAAATCGAAGCAATCGAAAAATACAAAGTTAAGTTTACATTATCTGAAGCTGATGCTCGTTTCCCAACATTAGCTGGTTATGGTATCTTACCTAAGCATATCCTTGGGGATGTTCCTGTTGCTGACTTAGGTGAATATCAAGAGTTCAACCAAAAGAACCCAATTGGTGCTGGTCCATTTAAGTTTGTTAGCTGGACTCCTGGACAAAACTTAGTAGTAGAAGCGTTTGATGAGTACTTCGAAGGTCGTCCATACCTAGATAAAGTAACATTCCGTTTCGCTTCTGACTCAAATGCTCTAGTATTATTAATGCAAACTGGTGATATCGATTGGATGATCGCACCACCAGCTGAGTTAGCGACAATTGAAACATTTGATCATGCAAGAGTATCTAATACTTTAGCTTTACGTTATGACTATATTGGATGGAACTTACAAAATCCATTATTCCAAGATGTAAAAGTTCGTCAAGCTTTAACACATGCAATTGACCGTCAAGAAATCGTTGACACAATCATGGAAGGTAACGCAACAGTAGCGCATGCTCCTGTATCACCGCTTAGCTGGGCGTACAATGACAATGTTCCAAAGTTTGACTTCGATCCAGAAAAAGCAAAATCTTTATTAGCTGAAGCTGGCTGGGAGCCAGGTGCTGATGGCATCCTTCAAAAAGACGGCCAAAAATTCTCATTCACAATTCTTTCTAACGATGGAAACGTAGTTCGTCGTGACATCGGAATTATCGTTCAACAATACCTAGGAAACATCGGTATTGAAGTGAAAGCAGAACAAATGGAGTGGGGCGCATTCTTAGACAAGATCAACCCTCCAAACTATGACTTTGATGCTGTAGTATTAGCTTGGGGCTTAGCTCTTGACCCAGATCCAAGTGCAATCTGGCATTCAAAAGAAATCGAAAACGGATTAAACAACATTAGCTACAGAAATGATAAGGTTGACGAAATTTCTGATAGTAATACAAAAATTCTAGACCAAACAGAACGTGCAGCTGCACTTGCTGAAGTATGGCAAATCTTAGCTGAAGAGCAACCATACACGTACATGTACTACCCACAACAATTCATTGCATTAAATAAGAAGATCCAAGGCTTTACTCACCACCCACGTTCAAACAGCTACCAATTAAACGAGTGGTGGATCGACAACAACTAA
- a CDS encoding heme lyase CcmF/NrfE family subunit produces the protein MHLIGNISIYLALALSIYAFVIFILGIYKQDQRYVDSGKAASLAVFILASISMLVLFTALGTSQFQFEYVASYTSSDLPILYKLAALWAGNAGSLLLWTFFLTMYTAMVVYSRKMKNNPMTPYIAAIMLANTIFFYLILGFVAKPFILLDVVPMEGRGLNPMLQDPGMLLHPVTLYLGYVGLAVPFAFAIAALIIKSVDAFWLRMTRRWTIIAWVFLTLGNVIGGYWAYMELGWGGYWAWDPVENASFMPWLTVTAYLHSVMIQERKNMLKIWNISLIILSYALTLFGTFLVRSGVLTSVHAFGDSNLGAYFLIFMALAVIFSLYVLMSRYHLLKKDSGQFESLLSKESSFLINNLILVGGTFAVFWGTIFPLVSEAVRGTKVTVGIPFFNTVMSPILLALIFVMAVCPLIAWQRSTVKNLRDNFLIPAIISLVIIGLLAGLGMRAAYPIIAYGIISFMILTHIVEFYRGVKARRKVTKEAYPIALYWLMVKNRRRYGGYIVHFGIALMAIGIVGSNFDVETMKTVQKGEKIEIADYVLTYEYLAQRTEGINDIVFANIHVSKNGKDMGYVQPERIFYGSWEEPSTEVAVLGNLSEDLYVVLSAWERDERATFVVKVNPLVKWVWIGSFVLVIGSVFAVWNGKFGHITPRYTGPQRKVS, from the coding sequence ATGCATTTGATAGGAAATATATCAATTTATTTAGCACTCGCTTTATCAATTTATGCTTTTGTAATTTTTATTTTAGGCATATATAAACAAGATCAAAGATATGTAGATAGCGGAAAGGCTGCAAGTTTAGCAGTATTTATTCTAGCATCAATTTCAATGTTAGTCCTTTTTACAGCATTAGGTACAAGTCAGTTCCAATTTGAATACGTTGCTTCTTACACAAGTTCTGATTTACCTATTCTTTATAAATTAGCTGCTCTTTGGGCCGGTAATGCCGGTTCACTACTTCTGTGGACATTCTTTTTAACGATGTATACGGCAATGGTTGTTTACTCAAGAAAAATGAAAAACAATCCAATGACACCATATATTGCAGCAATCATGCTTGCAAATACAATTTTCTTCTATTTAATCTTAGGGTTTGTCGCAAAGCCATTTATTCTTTTAGATGTAGTACCGATGGAAGGCCGTGGATTAAATCCAATGCTTCAAGATCCTGGGATGCTATTACACCCAGTTACATTATATCTAGGATATGTTGGTTTAGCAGTTCCATTTGCATTTGCTATAGCGGCATTAATTATCAAGAGCGTTGATGCATTCTGGCTTCGTATGACTCGTCGTTGGACGATTATCGCTTGGGTGTTCCTAACATTAGGAAACGTTATTGGTGGATATTGGGCATACATGGAGCTAGGTTGGGGTGGTTACTGGGCATGGGATCCTGTTGAAAACGCCTCATTTATGCCATGGCTAACAGTAACAGCTTATCTTCACTCAGTTATGATCCAGGAACGTAAAAACATGTTGAAGATTTGGAATATCTCTTTAATTATTCTTTCATACGCTTTAACCTTATTTGGAACTTTCCTTGTACGAAGTGGGGTACTGACTTCAGTTCATGCTTTCGGAGACTCTAACTTAGGTGCATACTTCTTAATCTTTATGGCATTAGCAGTTATTTTCTCATTATACGTTTTAATGAGTCGCTACCACTTATTAAAGAAAGACAGTGGCCAATTTGAGTCATTATTATCGAAGGAAAGTAGCTTTTTAATTAATAATTTAATCTTAGTTGGTGGTACATTTGCAGTGTTTTGGGGAACAATCTTCCCACTAGTTTCTGAGGCTGTAAGAGGTACGAAGGTAACAGTAGGGATACCATTCTTTAATACAGTTATGTCACCAATTTTATTAGCATTAATATTTGTAATGGCGGTTTGCCCGTTAATTGCGTGGCAACGATCGACAGTGAAAAATCTAAGAGATAATTTCTTAATACCTGCCATCATCAGCTTAGTCATTATTGGTTTGCTAGCTGGCTTAGGAATGAGAGCAGCATATCCAATTATCGCTTATGGAATTATTTCATTCATGATTTTAACTCATATTGTAGAATTTTACCGCGGTGTGAAGGCGAGAAGAAAAGTAACCAAAGAGGCTTATCCAATTGCACTTTACTGGTTAATGGTAAAAAATCGTCGCCGTTATGGTGGTTATATTGTTCACTTCGGGATCGCCCTAATGGCAATTGGTATTGTCGGATCAAACTTTGATGTTGAAACGATGAAAACAGTACAAAAGGGCGAGAAGATTGAAATTGCGGACTACGTACTAACGTATGAATATCTTGCACAACGAACTGAAGGAATTAATGATATCGTCTTTGCTAATATCCATGTATCCAAGAATGGTAAGGATATGGGATACGTACAGCCAGAAAGGATTTTCTATGGTAGCTGGGAAGAACCTTCTACTGAAGTGGCGGTACTTGGTAATTTAAGTGAAGATTTATACGTAGTATTAAGTGCTTGGGAACGTGATGAGCGTGCGACATTTGTAGTTAAAGTAAATCCGCTAGTTAAATGGGTTTGGATTGGAAGCTTCGTCCTTGTAATTGGCTCAGTATTTGCAGTTTGGAATGGCAAATTTGGACATATCACGCCACGTTACACTGGACCACAAAGGAAGGTGTCTTAA
- a CDS encoding cytochrome c maturation protein CcmE produces MKKNTKVLLGGSTVILSILILLIAATPGASGTEIPLQEVLANPEKYEERYVTTEGFLVAESIDWRADEIELRFDIVDSEGNVLSVFHHGVRPDNFSEGVITILEGYIVPGEPFNAERVKTKCPSKYEGEDPNNYDPEFHKELLNDN; encoded by the coding sequence ATGAAAAAGAATACAAAGGTTTTACTTGGAGGAAGTACGGTCATCTTATCAATATTAATTTTATTAATTGCTGCAACACCAGGAGCAAGTGGAACTGAAATTCCACTTCAAGAGGTTTTAGCAAATCCTGAAAAGTACGAAGAACGTTATGTGACAACTGAAGGATTTTTAGTTGCAGAATCAATTGATTGGCGTGCTGATGAAATTGAATTACGTTTTGATATTGTTGATAGCGAAGGAAATGTGTTATCTGTTTTCCACCATGGTGTAAGACCAGATAACTTTTCTGAGGGAGTTATCACTATTTTAGAAGGCTATATCGTACCTGGAGAACCATTCAACGCGGAACGTGTAAAAACGAAGTGTCCATCAAAGTATGAAGGTGAAGATCCAAACAATTATGATCCAGAGTTTCATAAAGAGTTATTAAATGATAATTAA
- the opp4C gene encoding oligopeptide ABC transporter permease, which produces MGKPELNLPNKVGNVAIEQTLGERRSLLSIIVAKFFQNKLAVIGLVLLFIIITSALLAPWIAPHDPDFQNLRNRLAKPSAEFLLGTDHLGRDIFSRLLFGGRVSLFVGFVAMVGAVTIGTTVGAIAGYFGGLVDAFLMRLVDVIISFPNIFLLITLVAVLEPSIDKLIMVFAFLSWTGTARLVRGEFLTLKKREFVLAARTIGMSNTRIIFGQILPSAFGPVIVAATLAVGGFILAESALSFLGLGVQPPTSTWGNMLTYSQSVTIFRTAWWYPTFPGVMILLTVLSFNFVGDGLRDALDPRVTEK; this is translated from the coding sequence ATGGGAAAACCAGAATTAAATCTACCAAATAAAGTTGGAAACGTGGCCATTGAACAGACGCTTGGGGAACGACGTTCTCTCTTATCGATTATTGTAGCGAAGTTCTTTCAAAATAAGTTAGCTGTGATTGGACTAGTCTTATTATTTATTATCATTACTAGTGCTTTACTAGCTCCCTGGATTGCACCACATGATCCAGATTTTCAAAACTTACGGAATCGATTGGCTAAACCAAGTGCGGAATTTTTATTAGGGACAGATCATTTAGGAAGAGATATTTTTAGTCGTCTTTTATTTGGTGGGAGAGTCTCTTTATTCGTAGGCTTTGTTGCGATGGTTGGAGCAGTTACAATCGGAACGACAGTAGGAGCAATTGCTGGTTACTTTGGCGGTTTAGTTGATGCATTTTTAATGCGACTCGTTGATGTAATCATTTCATTCCCAAATATCTTCTTATTAATAACATTGGTTGCCGTACTAGAGCCAAGTATTGATAAGTTAATTATGGTATTCGCATTCTTGAGTTGGACAGGGACAGCACGTTTAGTACGAGGAGAGTTCTTAACCTTAAAGAAGCGTGAATTCGTTTTAGCAGCCCGGACAATTGGGATGTCGAATACACGAATTATCTTCGGACAAATTTTACCGAGTGCATTTGGACCTGTTATCGTAGCAGCAACACTTGCGGTAGGTGGATTTATTCTAGCAGAATCGGCGTTAAGTTTCCTAGGGTTAGGTGTCCAACCACCAACTTCTACATGGGGGAACATGTTAACGTATTCTCAGAGTGTAACGATCTTTAGAACTGCTTGGTGGTATCCAACATTCCCAGGTGTAATGATTTTACTAACAGTATTATCATTTAACTTTGTTGGTGATGGCTTACGTGATGCTCTTGATCCGCGTGTAACAGAAAAGTAA
- a CDS encoding ABC transporter permease has translation MTTYLIRRLVMMIPILFGISIISFAIMYAAPGKPAVMNLDPDISVEDREKQMEKLGLNKPPHEQYLIWMGNVVKGDFGTSFTKKQPVKDMILDRLPNTLILMLFSTILAVIISIPFGVLSATKQYSKLDYGVTITSFLGLATPNFWLGLMLIMLFSVQLGWTPVGGVSTLNADFSILDRLHHLILPAIVLATADMAGLTRYTRSSMLEVINQDYIRTARAKGFRERTVIYKHGLRNGLIPIITIFGLMLPTFIGGSVIVESLFSWPGIGKLFIDATFERDYPVIMAITMFGAVLTVIGNLIADILYAVMDPRIEY, from the coding sequence ATGACGACTTATCTTATTCGCCGATTAGTAATGATGATCCCAATTCTATTTGGAATATCAATTATCTCCTTTGCTATTATGTATGCGGCACCTGGAAAGCCTGCAGTCATGAATTTGGATCCAGATATTTCTGTAGAAGACCGTGAAAAGCAAATGGAAAAGTTAGGTTTAAATAAACCACCTCATGAACAATATTTAATTTGGATGGGGAATGTAGTAAAAGGAGATTTTGGTACTTCTTTTACAAAGAAACAACCTGTAAAAGATATGATCTTAGATCGATTACCAAACACGTTAATTCTCATGTTGTTTTCAACAATACTAGCAGTCATTATATCAATTCCTTTCGGAGTCTTATCAGCTACCAAACAGTACTCTAAATTAGACTACGGAGTTACAATTACTTCATTTTTAGGATTAGCTACACCAAACTTTTGGTTGGGGTTAATGCTTATCATGTTATTTTCTGTTCAACTCGGTTGGACACCTGTAGGTGGGGTTTCGACTTTAAATGCAGATTTTAGTATCTTAGACCGCCTTCATCACTTAATCTTACCAGCAATTGTTTTAGCGACAGCTGATATGGCGGGTTTAACACGCTACACTCGTTCTAGTATGTTAGAAGTTATTAATCAAGACTACATTCGTACAGCAAGAGCTAAAGGGTTCCGTGAACGTACGGTTATTTATAAGCATGGTTTACGCAATGGACTTATTCCTATCATTACAATCTTCGGTTTAATGTTACCAACTTTCATTGGTGGTTCAGTTATCGTAGAATCATTATTTAGTTGGCCAGGAATCGGTAAATTATTTATTGATGCAACCTTTGAAAGGGACTACCCTGTTATTATGGCAATCACCATGTTTGGTGCTGTATTAACGGTAATTGGTAACCTAATAGCAGATATTTTATATGCTGTTATGGATCCAAGAATTGAGTACTAG